AACAAATGAATTTAATCGGTTGGTAAAAAATAATGTTTTAGTTTTTAATTGTCCTGAAACTTTCTTAAAATTGAAGCGTAAACATAGATAAGAAGCGTAGAAAAAACATACATTAAGATATCCGACCTTCAATTGACTGCAGCAACTTGAGGGTCTTAAAAGGCTCCTTCGGCATTTATTTGCCGGGGGCTTTTTATTTTAAGCCAAGTTGTAGCTTGCCCTTGTCTTAGTGTGCGTCTCTCGCACATTTCAATGTTTTATAAGCTCAGTTTAAACAAAGCCTTCACATAATCATTTGCAGGTGTTTGCGTGATTTCTTCCCATGTGCCGATTTGCTGCTGATGTCCTTCGCGAAGGACTACAATGCGTCCGGCCAGTTGTTTGGCATCTTCCAGGTCATGCGTCACTAAAATGCTGGTAATGTTCTTTTCCCGGATAAGTGATTTTACAAAATTGCGCACCGACTGCCGAATCATGGTGTCGAGATTACTAAATGGTTCATCCAACATCAACATATTTGGATTGAGAATAAGTGCCCTGGCAAGTGCCACCCTTTGTTGTTCACCGCCCGACAATTGATGGGGGTATTTCTTTTCAAAATTTGAAAGTTGCATTTCTGAAAGCAGTTCTTTCACCCGTTGGGGATTGTTTTTGCGCAGGCCAAAAGCTATATTGTCTTTCACATTGAGATGTGGAAACAGTGCGAAATCCTGAAATACCAAGCCTATTCTTCGTTCAGCTGGAGGAAGAAAATTCTTATCGTCCGACAAAACTTCACGGTTTAATACAATAGAACCGGAATAAGGTTTTTCCAATCCTGCAATGAGCCGCAATAAAGTGGATTTGCCCGATCCACTTTCTCCAACAATGGCCAGAATTTCTCCTTCTTCCAGGTGCAAATCAAAATGATCAAGTATCATCTTTTTATTGCCCGGATATTTATAGGATAATTGATGGATGTCTAAAAAGCTCAAA
Above is a window of Chitinophagales bacterium DNA encoding:
- a CDS encoding ABC transporter ATP-binding protein — encoded protein: MSFLDIHQLSYKYPGNKKMILDHFDLHLEEGEILAIVGESGSGKSTLLRLIAGLEKPYSGSIVLNREVLSDDKNFLPPAERRIGLVFQDFALFPHLNVKDNIAFGLRKNNPQRVKELLSEMQLSNFEKKYPHQLSGGEQQRVALARALILNPNMLMLDEPFSNLDTMIRQSVRNFVKSLIREKNITSILVTHDLEDAKQLAGRIVVLREGHQQQIGTWEEITQTPANDYVKALFKLSL